One Indicator indicator isolate 239-I01 chromosome 21, UM_Iind_1.1, whole genome shotgun sequence DNA segment encodes these proteins:
- the LOC128974181 gene encoding uncharacterized protein LOC128974181, whose translation MPGEHKRCPRRVCGTGAGTLRTAPAVPTCQPPAVPTCQSLAVPTCQPPAVHTCQPPAVPTCQPRLCPPASPPLSPPASPWLSPPASPPLSPPASPGCAHLPAPRCPHLPAPAVPTCQPPTVHTCQPPAVPTCQPRLSPPASPPLSPPASPPLSPPASPPLSPPARPRCPYLPAPRCPHLPAPAVPTCQPPAVPTCQTPLSIPASPPLSPPARPRCPHLPAPRCPHLPAPGCPHLPAPRCPHLPAPAVPTCQPPAVPTCQPLAVPTCQPPAVHTCQPPAVPTCQPPAPSPHTAPITPQDPSAEARPPRNPRQDPQPAHRTCAPLSTAAASSPLRTRSRAPGGPAAPGLGSPRPGWARALPESSAGSALPGRDEAEEVPDAAGRGASGPGQAVTAMSR comes from the exons ATGCCGGGAGAGCACAAACGCTGCCCCAGGCGTGTGTGCGGGACAGGGGCAGGCACCTTGCGCACAG CCCCGGCTGTGCCCACCTGCCAGCCCCCCGCTGTCCCCACCTGCCAGTCCCTGGCTGTCCCCACCTGCCAGCCCCCCGCTGTCCATACCTGCCAGCCCCCCGCTGTCCCCACCTGCCAGCCCCGGCTGTGCCCACCTGCCAGCCCCCCGCTGTCCccacctgccagcccctggctgtcCCCACCTGCCAGCCCCCCGCTGTCCCCACCTGCCAGCCCCGGCTGTGCCCACCTGCCAGCCCCCCGCTGTCCCCACCTGCCAGCCCCGGCTGTCCCCACCTGCCAGCCCCCCACTGTCCATACCTGCCAGCCCCCCGCTGTCCCCACCTGCCAGCCCCGGCTGTCCCCACCTGCCAGCCCCCCGCTGTCCCCACCTGCCAGCCCCCCGCTGTCCCCACCTGCCAGCCCCCCGCTGTCCCCACCTGCCAGACCCCGCTGTCCATACCTGCCAGCCCCCCGCTGTCCCCACCTGCCAGCCCCGGCTGTCCCCACCTGCCAGCCCCCCGCTGTCCCCACCTGCCAGACCCCGCTGTCCATACCTGCCAGCCCCCCGCTGTCCCCACCTGCCAGACCCCGCTGTCCCCACCTGCCAGCCCCCCGCTGTCCccacctgccagcccctggctgtcCCCACCTGCCAGCCCCCCGCTGTCCCCACCTGCCAGCCCCGGCTGTGCCCACCTGCCAGCCCCCCGCTGTCCccacctgccagcccctggctgtgcccacCTGCCAGCCCCCCGCTGTCCATACCTGCCAGCCCCCCGCTGTCCCCACCTGCCAGCCCCCGGCCCCATCACCCCACACGGCCCCTATCACCCCACAGGACCCCTCAGCCGAGGCTCGGCCCCCGCGGAACCCCCGGCAGGACCCGCAGCCTGCCCACCGGACCTGTGCCCCACTGAGCACGGCCGCGGCTTCCTCACCCCTCCGCACCCGCAGCCGGGCTCCCGGCGGCCCGGCCGCCCCTGGGTTGGGCTCCCCTCGGCCCGGCTGGGCTCGGGCGCTTCCTGAAAGTTCAGCGGGATCGGCACTGCCGGGGCGGGACGAGGCGGAGGAGGTGCCGGATGCAGCAGGACGAGGGGCAAGCGGCCCGGGGCAAGCTGTCACGGCAATGTCACGATAG